The Bacteroidales bacterium genome window below encodes:
- the metA gene encoding homoserine O-succinyltransferase, with protein sequence MPLNVPDNLPAIQQLREENIFVMQETRAVHQDIRPLRILILNLMPVKITTETHLLRMLSNNPLQIEITLMHTMTHTSKNTPVEHLKAFYKTFHQVKEKKFDGFIITGAPVEHMEFEEVDYWKELTEIMDWSTGHVTSTLYICWAAQAGLYYFYGIPKYPLPEKMFGVFRHKVNNPRIPLVRGFDDEFLAPHSRHTEIRRSDIEKIHDLEIVSESDKAGVYIVVSKDGRKVFVTGHSEYDPYTLRDEYLRDKNKGLPIHVPENYFPENDPSKEPLVYWRSHANLLFSNWLNYYVYQVTPYILNGD encoded by the coding sequence ATGCCGCTGAATGTGCCCGACAATCTGCCTGCCATACAACAACTGCGGGAAGAAAATATTTTTGTTATGCAGGAAACCCGGGCTGTCCATCAGGATATACGCCCGCTCAGGATTTTGATTCTCAACCTGATGCCTGTTAAAATTACTACCGAGACCCATCTTCTGCGAATGCTTTCCAATAATCCGCTGCAGATCGAAATTACCCTTATGCACACCATGACGCACACCTCAAAGAATACGCCCGTTGAGCATCTGAAAGCTTTTTACAAGACCTTTCATCAGGTGAAAGAAAAGAAATTTGACGGGTTCATTATCACAGGCGCTCCGGTGGAACATATGGAATTCGAAGAGGTGGATTACTGGAAGGAACTTACTGAAATAATGGACTGGTCAACCGGTCATGTTACTTCCACCTTATATATCTGCTGGGCTGCGCAGGCTGGTTTGTATTATTTCTATGGCATACCCAAATACCCTTTGCCGGAAAAAATGTTTGGAGTGTTCCGGCACAAAGTAAATAATCCCAGAATCCCTCTGGTGCGAGGATTTGACGATGAATTTCTGGCTCCTCACAGCCGCCATACCGAAATCCGCAGAAGCGATATTGAGAAAATTCATGACCTCGAAATCGTTTCAGAGTCTGATAAGGCCGGAGTGTATATCGTTGTTTCGAAAGATGGCCGCAAAGTCTTCGTAACCGGACATTCAGAATATGATCCTTATACCCTCAGGGATGAATACCTGCGCGATAAAAACAAAGGTTTGCCCATCCACGTTCCTGAAAACTATTTTCCGGAAAACGACCCTTCAAAGGAACCGCTTGTTTACTGGAGAAGCCATGCAAATCTGCTTTTTTCCAACTGGCTGAATTATTATGTGTACCAGGTTACTCCCTATATCCTTAACGGAGACTAA
- the amrS gene encoding AmmeMemoRadiSam system radical SAM enzyme, protein MFLSSFGKGSGIFAAVPGDEQLWKWSREAIFWEETPRGVKCLICPNECTLRPGETSDCRNRVNFRGKLYTIAYGNPCAVHIDPMEKKPLFHFMPGTLVYSIATAGCNFGCLNCQNWTISQASPKETDNFDLMPDKVVEKCLASGCRSIAYTYSEPVTFYEYTYDTSVIAHKKGIYNTLHSNGYINEKPLRALARYIDAANIDLKSFDESIYLKLNAGKLQPVLNTLLVLKQEGVWLEITNLIIPGWTDNMKMIRSMCQWLVGNGLSDCPLHFSRFMPQYKLTQVAPTPVGVLQQARSIAMEEGMKYVYIGNVPGNDAENTYCPGCGKMVIERKGYRILSNNIVKGKCRFCGYSIPGRWE, encoded by the coding sequence ATGTTCTTGTCTTCCTTTGGAAAAGGAAGCGGAATTTTCGCTGCAGTGCCTGGAGATGAACAATTATGGAAATGGAGCCGCGAGGCAATTTTCTGGGAAGAAACGCCACGCGGAGTAAAGTGCCTGATTTGCCCCAATGAATGTACCTTGCGTCCGGGGGAAACCAGTGACTGCCGAAACCGTGTAAACTTCAGAGGAAAACTCTATACCATCGCATATGGTAATCCCTGCGCAGTTCATATTGACCCGATGGAAAAGAAACCCTTGTTTCATTTTATGCCGGGGACACTTGTTTACTCCATTGCAACAGCCGGATGCAATTTCGGTTGTCTTAACTGCCAGAACTGGACCATTTCACAGGCCAGCCCCAAAGAAACGGATAACTTCGATCTGATGCCGGACAAAGTGGTGGAGAAATGCCTTGCATCGGGATGCCGGTCTATAGCCTATACCTATTCCGAACCCGTTACTTTTTACGAGTACACGTATGATACCTCGGTAATAGCGCATAAAAAAGGGATATACAACACCCTGCACAGCAACGGATATATCAATGAGAAGCCTCTCCGGGCGCTGGCCCGGTATATTGATGCTGCCAATATAGACCTCAAATCATTTGATGAAAGCATCTATCTGAAACTGAATGCAGGGAAACTACAGCCTGTTCTCAATACATTGCTCGTGCTCAAACAGGAAGGAGTGTGGCTGGAAATAACCAACCTGATCATTCCCGGTTGGACGGACAACATGAAAATGATCCGGTCTATGTGTCAATGGCTCGTCGGTAATGGCCTTTCGGATTGTCCTTTGCATTTCAGCCGTTTTATGCCGCAATACAAGCTTACACAGGTTGCCCCGACACCTGTTGGAGTGCTTCAGCAGGCCCGGTCAATTGCCATGGAAGAAGGGATGAAATACGTTTACATAGGAAATGTACCCGGCAATGATGCTGAAAACACGTATTGTCCCGGCTGCGGCAAAATGGTAATTGAACGCAAAGGATACCGGATTCTTTCGAATAACATAGTGAAGGGGAAATGCCGCTTTTGCGGGTATTCCATACCCGGCAGGTGGGAATAA
- the kdsA gene encoding 3-deoxy-8-phosphooctulonate synthase codes for MNVLQGLPWIKDLDSGQFFLLAGPCVVESETLCFDVAGKVKEITTAFRIPYVFKASYRKANRSRLDSFQGIGDEKALEILAKVREKLHVPVITDIHSIPEAEMAAKYVDILQIPAFLCRQTDLLVAAALTGKIVNIKKGQFLAPESMRFAAQKVVDSGNSKVILTERGTMFGYQDLIVDFRGIAEMQKTGFPVVVDITHSLQQPNQSSGVSGGKPELIETIARAGIATGADGIFCETHPDPSRALSDGANMLHLSRLESLLEHLVRIRETINAF; via the coding sequence ATGAATGTGTTACAGGGGCTTCCCTGGATCAAGGATCTGGACAGCGGTCAGTTTTTTCTTCTGGCAGGTCCCTGTGTGGTGGAAAGCGAAACTTTATGTTTCGATGTTGCCGGAAAAGTAAAGGAAATCACAACAGCCTTCCGCATTCCTTATGTATTTAAGGCCTCGTACCGGAAGGCCAACCGGAGCAGGCTGGATTCCTTTCAGGGTATCGGGGATGAAAAAGCCCTTGAAATTCTGGCCAAAGTGAGGGAAAAACTGCACGTTCCGGTAATTACCGATATTCATTCTATCCCGGAAGCTGAAATGGCCGCGAAGTATGTGGATATCCTTCAAATTCCGGCATTCCTGTGCCGTCAGACCGACCTGCTTGTTGCGGCAGCCCTTACGGGAAAAATTGTCAATATCAAGAAAGGTCAGTTCCTGGCACCGGAATCAATGCGTTTTGCTGCACAAAAAGTGGTTGATTCCGGCAATTCAAAGGTCATCCTCACAGAACGGGGCACCATGTTTGGTTATCAGGACCTCATTGTTGATTTTCGGGGCATTGCCGAGATGCAAAAGACAGGATTTCCGGTTGTGGTTGATATAACTCATTCGCTGCAGCAACCCAATCAAAGTTCCGGAGTCAGTGGAGGGAAACCTGAACTGATTGAAACGATTGCCAGGGCGGGAATAGCAACCGGGGCTGACGGAATTTTCTGTGAAACGCATCCTGACCCCTCCAGGGCTTTGTCAGACGGAGCCAATATGCTGCACCTCAGCCGGCTGGAATCCCTTCTGGAGCATCTGGTCCGCATCAGGGAAACAATCAATGCCTTTTGA
- a CDS encoding replication-associated recombination protein A has protein sequence MGLAPLAERMRPKHLSDYIGQEHLTGQGAILRKVIESGQLHSLILWGPPGVGKTTLAQIIAAELKRPFYMLSAVHSGVKDVREMIEKAKKTRFMDSPPPILFIDEIHRFSKSQQDALLSAVENGTVVLMGATTENPSFEVIAPLLSRCQVYVLKPLGKNELMTILQRAIEQDVVLKKMEIHVLETEAILRYSGGDARKLLNILEIVVQAHPSESGPVEITNETVTRCITEKIALYDKAGEQHYDIISAFIKSVRGSDPNGAVYWLARMLEGGEDILFIARRMIILAAEDIGLANPNALLLANACFQAVHQVGMPEARIILSETAIYLATSPKSNSAYMAIEKALDTVKTTGDLSVPLAIRNAPTQLMKELGYGKDYKYAHDYEGNFVQEEFLPPEIRSLLLYEPQDNAREKEIAERLKRWWKNKYPYSI, from the coding sequence ATGGGTCTTGCGCCGCTTGCCGAACGAATGAGGCCAAAACATCTCTCTGATTACATCGGTCAGGAGCATCTGACCGGACAGGGCGCTATTCTGAGGAAAGTGATCGAGTCGGGTCAGTTGCATTCCCTTATTTTATGGGGGCCACCGGGAGTCGGGAAAACAACACTGGCACAGATCATAGCCGCTGAGCTTAAAAGACCGTTTTACATGCTGAGTGCTGTACATTCGGGGGTAAAAGACGTAAGGGAGATGATTGAAAAGGCCAAAAAGACCCGTTTTATGGACTCCCCCCCTCCTATCCTTTTCATTGATGAGATTCACCGTTTCAGCAAATCGCAGCAGGACGCCCTGCTCAGTGCAGTTGAGAACGGCACTGTGGTTCTCATGGGGGCAACGACGGAAAATCCTTCCTTTGAAGTGATTGCCCCGTTGCTTTCAAGATGCCAGGTGTACGTACTGAAACCACTGGGGAAAAATGAACTTATGACCATTTTGCAGCGTGCCATTGAACAGGACGTTGTTCTGAAAAAAATGGAAATCCATGTGCTGGAAACGGAAGCCATTCTGAGGTATTCAGGAGGAGATGCCCGCAAGCTTTTAAACATACTGGAAATTGTAGTGCAGGCGCATCCGTCTGAAAGCGGGCCGGTAGAAATAACCAATGAAACGGTTACCCGATGCATAACGGAAAAAATCGCCCTGTATGACAAAGCAGGAGAACAGCATTATGATATTATTTCAGCATTTATCAAGTCGGTAAGAGGCAGTGATCCCAACGGGGCGGTTTACTGGCTTGCCCGTATGCTGGAAGGAGGAGAAGACATTTTATTTATTGCACGCAGAATGATCATTCTGGCCGCTGAAGATATCGGCCTGGCAAACCCCAATGCGCTGTTGCTCGCCAATGCCTGCTTTCAGGCGGTTCACCAGGTGGGAATGCCCGAAGCAAGGATCATTCTTTCAGAAACTGCCATCTATCTGGCTACCTCACCCAAAAGCAATTCAGCCTACATGGCCATAGAGAAAGCTTTGGATACAGTGAAAACAACCGGTGACCTCAGCGTTCCCCTGGCCATCAGGAATGCCCCCACCCAGTTAATGAAAGAACTGGGCTATGGAAAAGATTATAAATATGCCCATGACTATGAGGGTAATTTTGTTCAGGAAGAATTTCTCCCTCCTGAAATCAGGTCGCTTTTGCTCTATGAACCTCAGGATAATGCACGCGAAAAAGAAATTGCCGAACGACTGAAGCGATGGTGGAAAAACAAATATCCCTATTCAATATGA
- a CDS encoding bifunctional (p)ppGpp synthetase/guanosine-3',5'-bis(diphosphate) 3'-pyrophosphohydrolase, translating to MNHLNSLQLSEYRSLLRILRPAFSEGEIARIKQVIRFLHQSVSEKSEDLVEKSFNQALSVASVVAGDIGLGTHSVIAALLYKAAELHIVSEHDIKNLGGDKCAELVEGLIRISSFEMQPSAGQAENFRQLLLALAADIRIILIKLAERLVVMRSMDKEDLPFRLRLAWEAFNLYAPLAHRLGLYNLKSEMEDIAMKHSDPENYFLIEQRLRETSRKRTRLIREFITPIENELTAQGFRYEIKSRTKSVWSIWNKMKKQQVSFDEIYDVFAIRIIIDSEPKNEKSDCWRVYSIVTDLYQPNPQRLRDWISVPKSNGYESLHTTVIGPGGTWVEVQIRTRRMDDIAEKGFAAHWKYKGVRDDNSLDQWLGKVRELLEMPAADASEILDELQRNPLNEEVFVFTPKGDLRKFPQGATVLDFAFDIHTQVGCSCMGAKVNGKNVPIRYVLRNGDKVEILQGKSQKPKPDWLDFVVTTKAKTRIRQYLKEEVVREAEHGKELLMRRMKNWKVDYNDENIRKLLDHYKLKTSSDLFYRISVHEIDLAEVKNILTRREEPETVAEPLQPAVPAETVTVPQTRSEDFLVIDDKIKNVDYRLAKCCSPVPGDEIFGFVTVSEGIKIHRINCPNARQLLQKYGYRVVKAHWKYPEGTGYFEAVIRITGIDELGVINKLTDVISRDLRVNMRSLSIDAKEGIYEGFVRVMVRDKIHLNELIHRLAKVKGVLTVSRVEGM from the coding sequence ATGAACCATCTCAACTCACTGCAACTGTCAGAATATCGCAGTTTACTGCGAATTCTCCGCCCGGCTTTTTCCGAGGGTGAAATTGCAAGAATCAAGCAGGTTATTCGTTTTCTTCATCAGTCTGTTTCGGAAAAATCCGAAGATCTGGTCGAAAAATCTTTTAACCAGGCTCTTTCGGTTGCATCGGTTGTGGCCGGAGATATAGGTCTCGGCACCCATTCAGTAATAGCTGCTTTGTTATATAAGGCCGCTGAATTACATATTGTATCTGAACACGATATAAAGAATCTGGGCGGCGATAAATGCGCTGAGCTGGTAGAGGGTCTCATCAGGATATCTTCGTTTGAAATGCAGCCTTCAGCAGGGCAGGCCGAAAATTTCAGGCAACTTCTCCTCGCTTTGGCTGCGGATATAAGGATTATACTGATTAAGCTGGCGGAAAGGCTCGTTGTTATGCGGTCTATGGATAAGGAAGACCTTCCCTTCCGCCTCCGGTTAGCATGGGAAGCATTCAATCTGTATGCTCCACTGGCTCACCGGCTGGGACTCTATAACCTGAAATCGGAGATGGAAGATATTGCCATGAAGCATTCTGACCCGGAAAACTATTTTCTGATTGAGCAGAGGCTTCGTGAAACATCAAGGAAGAGAACCCGTTTAATCAGGGAATTTATTACCCCCATCGAAAATGAATTAACCGCCCAGGGATTCCGATATGAGATAAAAAGCCGCACCAAATCGGTATGGAGCATCTGGAATAAGATGAAGAAACAACAGGTGAGCTTTGATGAAATCTATGATGTATTTGCCATCAGGATCATTATTGATTCGGAACCCAAAAATGAAAAATCAGACTGCTGGCGGGTTTACTCAATTGTCACTGATCTTTACCAGCCCAATCCGCAACGGCTGCGCGACTGGATTTCAGTACCCAAATCCAATGGCTATGAATCCCTTCATACTACGGTCATAGGCCCTGGTGGTACCTGGGTGGAGGTTCAGATTCGTACCCGCCGCATGGATGACATTGCAGAAAAAGGTTTTGCCGCCCACTGGAAGTATAAAGGAGTCCGTGATGACAATTCACTTGATCAGTGGCTTGGAAAAGTGAGGGAATTACTCGAAATGCCTGCTGCCGATGCGTCTGAAATCCTGGACGAATTGCAGCGCAATCCCCTGAACGAGGAAGTTTTCGTTTTCACCCCAAAAGGCGATCTGAGGAAGTTTCCCCAGGGAGCTACTGTGCTCGATTTTGCCTTCGATATCCATACCCAGGTGGGATGCAGTTGCATGGGGGCCAAAGTGAACGGAAAAAACGTACCCATCCGCTATGTGTTGCGAAATGGTGATAAAGTGGAAATCCTTCAGGGTAAGTCCCAGAAACCTAAACCCGATTGGCTCGATTTTGTCGTTACCACAAAGGCGAAAACCCGCATCCGCCAGTACCTGAAAGAAGAAGTTGTCCGTGAAGCCGAACACGGAAAGGAACTTCTGATGCGCAGAATGAAGAACTGGAAAGTTGATTACAACGACGAAAACATCAGAAAACTCCTCGACCATTATAAACTAAAGACATCATCCGATTTGTTTTACAGGATTTCTGTCCATGAAATTGATCTGGCCGAAGTAAAAAACATACTTACCCGCAGGGAAGAACCTGAAACTGTTGCTGAACCACTTCAGCCCGCAGTTCCTGCCGAAACAGTTACTGTCCCCCAGACCCGGTCAGAAGACTTTCTTGTAATTGATGACAAAATCAAAAACGTGGATTACCGCCTGGCCAAATGCTGTTCTCCGGTTCCGGGTGACGAGATTTTCGGATTTGTTACCGTAAGTGAAGGAATCAAAATCCACCGGATCAACTGCCCTAATGCCCGTCAGCTTCTCCAGAAATACGGATACCGGGTTGTCAAAGCTCACTGGAAATACCCGGAAGGAACTGGCTATTTTGAAGCAGTTATCCGTATAACAGGAATTGATGAGCTGGGAGTAATCAATAAACTGACGGATGTGATTTCACGCGATTTGCGGGTGAATATGCGTTCCCTCTCCATTGATGCCAAAGAAGGCATCTACGAAGGATTTGTCCGCGTAATGGTTCGCGATAAAATCCATCTTAATGAACTGATCCACCGGTTGGCAAAAGTGAAAGGCGTACTGACCGTTTCCCGGGTGGAAGGAATGTAG
- a CDS encoding DUF1987 domain-containing protein, giving the protein MDNLIISGSNQTPTVKLQRGLIEISGRSIPEDPVAFYRPVMEWLNQYVENLPEFTQINLQFEYINTSSSKALHNILKTLNDKVDESHRMEINWFYEEGDDDMFELGQFFEPYLRIPIKYIQTEE; this is encoded by the coding sequence ATGGACAACCTGATAATTTCCGGTTCAAACCAAACGCCAACAGTAAAGCTTCAGAGAGGGCTGATAGAAATCTCGGGGCGGTCAATCCCCGAAGATCCGGTTGCTTTTTACAGGCCTGTTATGGAATGGCTCAATCAGTATGTTGAAAACCTGCCGGAATTTACTCAGATCAATCTCCAGTTTGAGTACATCAATACAAGTTCCTCGAAAGCTCTGCACAACATTTTGAAGACACTGAACGATAAGGTCGATGAATCGCATAGAATGGAAATCAACTGGTTCTACGAGGAAGGAGATGACGACATGTTTGAACTGGGCCAGTTTTTTGAACCTTACCTGCGAATTCCCATCAAATACATTCAGACGGAAGAATAG